In the genome of Cyclopterus lumpus isolate fCycLum1 chromosome 19, fCycLum1.pri, whole genome shotgun sequence, one region contains:
- the twnk gene encoding twinkle protein, mitochondrial gives MWRSLLLRGTTCLVQVATPRLLHQRPSPPLCARLLTRRPLHRPPCGLEPRGEGYFLAHGGTRAFKKDAKSSVEAPVSPTTITDIKQYLRTKEIPFHDGYSCLHTPSIFVEPSARRDSFSLFVDKTTGQFLCKDTLVEGSWEDLQDCLEVMQKEEQDFLSPRVLLGYPESVEEQEDREWELREVQRIWSSSVPFSDLPEDEAQLIKTMFQITKISNATLKRFGVRLFKPTKSLVFPWFGGPDSSLKGVKLLSAQSTGTDKVIYNEATVPKCNSYYNLFGLPLVGRMDAEVVLTGHELDTLAVSQAAGLPSVALPRGFSCLPPILLPYLEQFKRVTLWLGDDIRSWEASKIYSRKLGLRRCSLVRPGESRPRPVEALDRGKNFGHIIKSSIPAAHKSIVSFKQLREDVYGELVNTEQVAGVKWGRFQELNRILKGHRKGELTVFTGPTGSGKTTFISEVALDLCMQGVNTLWGSFEINNVRLAKIMLTQFAMQRLEENLEQYDFWADKFEELALYFMTFHGQQNIKTVLDTMQHAVYLYDINHVIIDNLQFMMGQENLSVDKFAVQDHIIGAFRKFATNSSCHVTLVIHPRKEEDDRELQTASIFGSAKASQEADNVLILQEKKLVTCPGRRSLQVTKNRFDGDVGIFPLDFHKSSLTFAAPIKGRHKLRKLAGKPEDDEEEAGEKEVKEVKKEKAAKATKTPRSVKKGNESVVK, from the exons ATGTGGAGGAGCTTGCTGCTGAGGGGCACCACCTGTCTCGTGCAGGTGGCAACCCCGAGGCTTCTCCACCAAAGACCCTCCCCACCCCTCTGTGCGAGACTCCTCACTCGGAGGCCCCTTCACAGGCCCCCCTGTGGTTTAGAGCCTCGGGGCGAAGGCTACTTCCTGGCACACGGTGGGACCagggcatttaaaaaagatgcaAAGTCTTCTGTGGAGGCTCCTGTGAGCCCCACCACAATCACAGACATCAAGCAGTATCTGCGCACAAAGGAGATTCCCTTCCACGATGGCTACAGCTGCCTTCACACCCCGAGCATCTTCGTGGAGCCGTCCGCCAGGAGGGACAGCTTCTCCCTGTTCGTCGACAAAACCACCGGGCAGTTCCTGTGTAAGGACACGCTGGTGGAAGGGAGCTGGGAGGATCTCCAGGACTGCCTGGAGGTGAtgcagaaggaggagcaggacttCCTCAGCCCCCGCGTGCTGCTGGGGTACCCGGAGAgcgtggaggagcaggaggacagGGAGTGGGAGCTGAGGGAGGTGCAGAGGATCTGGTCCAGCTCCGTGCCCTTCTCTGACCTCCCCGAGGACGAGGCTCAGCTCATTAAAACCATGTTTCAG atCACAAAGATATCCAATGCAACACTAAAGAGGTTTGGCGTGAGGCTCTTCAAACCTACCAAGAGTCTGGTTTTCCCCTGGTTCGGTGGACCCGACTCCTCCCTAAAAGGGGTGAAGCTTCTCTCCGCCCAAAGCACGGGCACCGACAAAGTCATTTACAATGAAGCCACGGTCCCAAAGTGCAATTCGTACTACAACCTGTTTGGCCTCCCGCTGGTGGGCCGTATGGACGCGGAGGTGGTGCTGACCGGACACGAGCTGGACACGCTGGCTGTGAGCCAGGCCGCGGGCCTCCCCAGCGTGGCTCTCCCCCGCGGGTTCAGCTGCCTCCCGCCCATCCTGCTGCCGTACCTGGAGCAGTTCAAGCGGGTGACGCTGTGGCTTGGAGACGACATTCGCTCCTGGGAGGCGTCGAAGATCTACTCGCGCAAGCTGGGCCTGAGGCGCTGCTCGCTGGTGCGGCCCGGGGAGTCCCGGCCGCGTCCCGTGGAGGCGCTGGACCGGGGGAAGAACTTCGGccacatcatcaagtcctccaTCCCGGCGGCGCACAAGTCCATCGTGTCCTTCAAGCAGCTCCGAGAGGACGTGTACGGGGAGCTGGTGAACACGGAGCAGGTGGCCGGAGTGAAGTGGGGCAGGTTTCAGGAGCTCAACAGGATCCTGAAGGGACATCGCAAGGGGGAGCTGACTGTTTTCACAG GTCCCACCGGCAGTGGGAAGACCACCTTCATCAGCGAGGTGGCCCTGGACCTTTGCATGCAGGGCGTCAACACGTTGTGGGGCAGCTTCGAGATCAACAACGTGCGGCTGGCGAAGATCATGCTGACGCAGTTCGCCATGCAGCGGCTGGAGGAAAACCTGGAGCAGTACGACTTCTGGGCGGACAAGTTCGAAGAGCTGGCCCTCTACTTCATGACTTTCCACGGGCAGCAGAACATCAA GACAGTGCTGGACACGATGCAACACGCCGTCTACCTTTACGACATCAACCACGTCATCATCGACAACCTGCAGTTCATGATGGGGCAGGAAAACCTCTCCGTCGACAA GTTTGCCGTCCAGGACCACATCATCGGAGCGTTCAGGAAGTTTGCCACCAACAGCAGCTGCCACGTCACTCTGGTGATTCACCccaggaaggaggaggacgaccgAGAGCTGCAAACCGCCTCCATCTTCGGTTCAGCGAAG GCCAGCCAGGAAGCCGACAACGTCCTCATCCTGCAGGAGAAGAAGCTGGTGACGTGTCCCGGCCGCCGGTCGCTGCAGGTGACCAAGAACCGCTTCGACGGCGACGTGGGCATCTTCCCCCTGGACTTCCACAAGTCTTCGCTCACCTTCGCTGCGCCCATCAAAGGAAGGCACAAGCTGAGGAAGCTCGCCGGCAAGCCGgaagacgacgaggaggaggcgggcgagaaggaggtgaaggaggtcaAGAAAGAGAAAGCGGCCAAAGCGACAAAGACTCCACGATCTGTTAAGAAAGGCAACGAAAGCGTGGTGAAGTAA